GGGCGATCGCCGCAAATACCTGACTAATACCCCTTGTTTCTAGGCGATTAATAGATGATTGTACCACCTCTATATTACGGGCTTGTAATTCGGCTAGGCCCTCAGAAATTTGATAAAGATTTTCCAAGTTAGAGGCGATCGCCACTACCCTTCCCCCAGACTCTAAATTACCCCAAACCTCCCCCAAAACATTTTTAACCGACTTTCCCCCACCAATAAAAACCCGATCAGGCTTAGACTTAATCTGACTCAAACACTCAGGCGCAAAACCCTCCATTACCCTCACATTATTCACCCCAAATTTTTGACAATTTTTTTCAATCAATGAGACAATTTCAGGATCGCGCTCTACCGCAATAATTTCGCTCTCAGGACACAACAAACCCATCTCCACCGACACTGTACCCGTACCCGCCCCAATATCCCAGATAATCGATTTATCTTCCAAACGCAACGCCGATAGAATTAATAACCTTACCTCTCTTTTGGTCAAAGGAATCCCAGGTAAACGCTCAAAAAGCTCATCAGGAATACCACTCGTCCTATATTTCCACACCATAATCAAACATTACTCATAAAACCTTCAAAACAATTATAAATAAAAAACCTTTCCCATTTTTCCCATAGAGGGCAAAGCGGAAAAGTTAAAAAATACAATTCAAATTTAGTAATTATGCAAGGGAATAGGGCATTTCGACTTCCCTCGATAACCATGACGAACTGACGCTTATTAACTATCGGGAATGGTGATAATATTTTTGGGTCTAAATTTCTAACCTCGAATTATATTTCATAGAATAATTAAGCAGTGCCTACATTTTTAACCTACCACCTAATAACTCACACCCTTGATTAATCAATTACATCCCCTAGCTAAATACCTCTAAATAATCCCTACGCCCTTATCTCCATCCTCACTATTAATATCCTTTAACTCCTCAATTCTTTCTTGTTTTTGTGCCTCTTGTTTGTCCCTCAAATCTCCGCGCTCCTCTACATACATTTCAGGCTCAACGGCATAATTGTTAACCAATCCTTCACGGCTGACAGTATAACCTGCGGTGGGATCTGTAGCATTTTCCGATTCAGGAATATTTTTAAAATCTGTTCCTTCCCTTTCCATACGGGCGGCGGTTTCTGCAGAAATGATGTTACGATCATAGTTAGCAGACTTTTCCTTTTTCTCCTCAGGAGAATCGTTAGCGGGTTGACCACTACCCGAACCAATACCTTCCATAACAGGGTTAGACTTAGACCAAGTAAAAGCTGCCACGCTGATAACAGCGATAAAACCAACAATTAATACCGACAAAGCCGTTACTGGAAAATGGCTAGTTTCTGCGGTCACTTGTAATAAAAGTTCCATAAGAATTCCTCATGTGTCTTCGCTTTTGAGCTTACCATCTTCGGTATCATAGGCTACAGTAGTGTATCCCGAATACGACTATACGGAGATTTACACTGTTAGGAATCTTTCTTAAGTTTATTTTTCTCATCGTCCACGGGGCTTACCCTCGCTCGATATAATAGTTTATCCTTTTGACGATAGCCCACATAACGAATTTCTACCTTTTCCACCTTATTTGATGTTTCAGTCATTAACTCATGTTCTTGAGGATTATAATCAACAATAGCACCCACAGGGGCGATCGCCCTTATATCCCAACCAGACAAAAGATTATATAAAGGTTTAAGCAAAGGAATTAAACGCATAGCGGGTAAATCTGGTTTTTTATCCACCACCTTAACCATGGTAGGAAGTTGTAACAACAAAGATTCTAAAGTTTCAATAACCTGCCGTTGCACTTTCTCCATAACTTCCCCTTGCCCCTCAGGAATATCAGAGATTTGCCCCTCTATCCTCTGTAAAAAGTCTCCCAAAGATAAATCCAACGCCCTTGCCAAAGCCTTAATATGCTTAAGGGGAATTTGATCCATTAACCCACAGTCAATGCGATGTAAAATTAACTCAGCAATTCCCGTGCGACGACTAAAATCTAAATAACTATCAAAACCTGCCTCCCCAATCAAA
The sequence above is a segment of the Cyanobacterium stanieri LEGE 03274 genome. Coding sequences within it:
- the cbiT gene encoding precorrin-6Y C5,15-methyltransferase subunit CbiT — encoded protein: MVWKYRTSGIPDELFERLPGIPLTKREVRLLILSALRLEDKSIIWDIGAGTGTVSVEMGLLCPESEIIAVERDPEIVSLIEKNCQKFGVNNVRVMEGFAPECLSQIKSKPDRVFIGGGKSVKNVLGEVWGNLESGGRVVAIASNLENLYQISEGLAELQARNIEVVQSSINRLETRGISQVFAAIAPIFILSGEKI
- a CDS encoding helix-turn-helix domain-containing protein, with the translated sequence MKIAQRMDKVTPLSALIGEAGFDSYLDFSRRTGIAELILHRIDCGLMDQIPLKHIKALARALDLSLGDFLQRIEGQISDIPEGQGEVMEKVQRQVIETLESLLLQLPTMVKVVDKKPDLPAMRLIPLLKPLYNLLSGWDIRAIAPVGAIVDYNPQEHELMTETSNKVEKVEIRYVGYRQKDKLLYRARVSPVDDEKNKLKKDS